CTTAGCTTAATACTAAGACTACCGCCCCCTAAGCTTTCGTTTAATGCCAAAGGCATTGGTATTAGTAAATCAATTCGTTCCGCTGTTAATTTCTAAACTAATTAAAGGAGATATATATGAATATCAATATCCATCCAGTAGTTGATGCTGGGGAAAAAAAAGGACCTGATAGTTTTTCAGGCGGAACATTACGATGCAAATGTTCTTCAAGTCCTGTTGAGGTCAAAATTGAAAGTCAGGTTGCATTTAATCATGCCTGTGGATGTACTAAATGCTGGAAGCCATCCGGTGCCTTATTTTCTGTAGTTGGTGTTGTACCAAAAGAAAAGGTTAGTATTACTGCCCACCCTGAGAAGCTACAAGTAATAGATGATAGAGCCTTAATACAGCGCCATGCTTGCAGCACGTGCGGAACCCATTTATACGGACGCATTGAGAATAAAGAGCATGCATTCTATGGCTTAGACTTTATTCATACGGAGTTATCCAAGGAAGAGGGTTGGCATAGCCCGCTATTTGCTGCATTTGTATCTTCTATCATTGAAAGCGGCACTCCCCCATCTAAAATGGATGATGTTCGTAAATCGCTGAAGGATAAAGGTCTTGAGGTTTATGATTGCTTAAGCCCAGTACTAATGGATCTCTTGGCAACGCATGCAGCAAAAGCAAAAGGTACTTACAAAGATTCTTAAATGCAAATTATAGAGTCACATGCCTCATGTGGAGGAAGACAAGAGGTATGGAAACATTATGCGGAAACGCTCAAATGCGAAATGCGATTCGGGATCTACCTTCCTGAGTATGTGCTTCGTGGAGAGCGTCGTCCTGTGCTGTATTGGCTTTCCGGCTTAACTTGCACAGAGCAAAACTTTATTACAAAGGCTGGAGCTCAGAAATTTGCAGCTAAACATCAATTAATAGTTGTATCCCTTGATACTAGCCCTAGGGGAGACACTGTTCCTGACGAGGATATCTACTGTCTTGGGCAGGGTGCAAGTTTTTATATAAACTCAACTGCCTCTCCGTGGGCTGAGCATTTTCAAATGCAAGATTATGTCTCAGTGGAGTTGCCAGCATTAATTGAGAGTTTTTTTCCAGCAAGTAACAGAAGAAGTGTATTTGGACACTCCATGGGCGGACATGGGGCGCTTATAACGGCGTTACGTAATCCAGGAAGATATAAAAGTGTCTCTGCATTCTCGCCAATAGTGGCGCCCACTCAAGTGCCTTGGGGTAAAAAAGCCTTTTATGCTTATCTTGGCATGGACTCTGAGTCCTGGAAAGAGTGGGATGCTGTTGAATTAGTCGGAAAAGCCGCTGAGAGATTGCCTTTATTGATTGATCAGGGAGGAGCTGATGAGTTTCTGGCTGAGCAGTTAAGGCCAGAGCTATTGACCGCAGTCTGCAATGCGATAGATTTTCCGATTGAGTTAAAGATTCACTCTGCTTATGACCATAGCTATTACTTTATAGCCAGTTTTATTGGGAGGCATTTCCTACATCATGCTGTTGCACTCTCGAAGTAATTCTTTGGTCGTAGACCTAAATTGAAAGCAGTTCACTTTTTATTGATAACTTTATAAATATTGGGAGAGTCACATGAGTAGAGTTAGGACAATCACTAAAAATGAGGTTCCACTCGACCTGCAGGAAATTTATAGTAAATTTTCTGATGGTTACAGCTCGTTTAGAAATCAAATTGGGGTTTTGGCGCACGTTCCATCGGCTTTAAATCATATTCCTTCTATGCTGCTGGAACTTAGAGAAACTCAAAATATACCCTTTCGCTACGTTGAATTAGCAATTGTTACCGTTTCAAAATTAAATGAATGTCAATATTGTATAGGCCATCATAAGCCTCTCCTGTCTGTTGAAGGTCTATCATCCTCAGGTATCGATAGTATTCTTGACTACAAGAATCATCCTGAACTCACAGATGTGGATAAACTTGTTA
This genomic interval from Polynucleobacter sp. UK-FUSCHL-C3 contains the following:
- a CDS encoding carboxymuconolactone decarboxylase family protein gives rise to the protein MSRVRTITKNEVPLDLQEIYSKFSDGYSSFRNQIGVLAHVPSALNHIPSMLLELRETQNIPFRYVELAIVTVSKLNECQYCIGHHKPLLSVEGLSSSGIDSILDYKNHPELTDVDKLVIEYSIGVTNAPQKIKDTLFNELKIHFTESQIVELTLRICLCGFFNRFNDSLQIESEL
- the gfa gene encoding S-(hydroxymethyl)glutathione synthase, with the protein product MNINIHPVVDAGEKKGPDSFSGGTLRCKCSSSPVEVKIESQVAFNHACGCTKCWKPSGALFSVVGVVPKEKVSITAHPEKLQVIDDRALIQRHACSTCGTHLYGRIENKEHAFYGLDFIHTELSKEEGWHSPLFAAFVSSIIESGTPPSKMDDVRKSLKDKGLEVYDCLSPVLMDLLATHAAKAKGTYKDS
- the fghA gene encoding S-formylglutathione hydrolase, which produces MQIIESHASCGGRQEVWKHYAETLKCEMRFGIYLPEYVLRGERRPVLYWLSGLTCTEQNFITKAGAQKFAAKHQLIVVSLDTSPRGDTVPDEDIYCLGQGASFYINSTASPWAEHFQMQDYVSVELPALIESFFPASNRRSVFGHSMGGHGALITALRNPGRYKSVSAFSPIVAPTQVPWGKKAFYAYLGMDSESWKEWDAVELVGKAAERLPLLIDQGGADEFLAEQLRPELLTAVCNAIDFPIELKIHSAYDHSYYFIASFIGRHFLHHAVALSK